A portion of the Drosophila sechellia strain sech25 chromosome 2R, ASM438219v1, whole genome shotgun sequence genome contains these proteins:
- the LOC6613029 gene encoding N-alpha-acetyltransferase 35, NatC auxiliary subunit homolog isoform X2, whose translation MYPSTLPAEADPMTMNGSVAEPTDFQAATAAAAAAARASSLEQDEWSVGECGFLDPEVQRTMRSGSAAEDITQYPMHGWVDVTKEFHDACAELQPGELAQDMLFGLFEAMSAIEIMDPKMDVGMGFDKQDLPPPSFEAAIATGAIKLDDLTPSELIGIYDALFSCLVSWLEGNSMDQVLFTCLYLHAPAQIKDKALRVFCTAVRNLIVVIKKIISVAAVNEEEDFQLYGNSALLAAEKAQPATVYSSLKDVEDELIRKCKKLTSTEDWMAVVHRLRFMRHLFQVIYHVEQMASNDTVDDKIDIYKILFVASEMLPGIRNTLDRGTQPEKGSDAPNPMGFSPRIHDRSQPPAFPRSIKIRDRPSSYQFLEEMISRFKYACKVTKYKDYYSALNFFIEYSKKSGQCILSRSVLQSLFGANMRMAHGKLPMKQFLRHSVQVFNSPPVLNAKHPVAADPKVQQHLDNFFRYCINMNTFTQFIRICGFNRARQRDKLARLIENFDTIQVDAARLDSMMNQLANERAMEGNEPMATALKHSTHFSTWVLYNCFRAMLIFLMSGFELELYAVHEFLYIYWYPYEFLIGFLVSALTRTENILLAQEEYAEHQSKTQSGGGGAAKNRKAAKPKKNKKTQRPYRAEIVFYHALLSLCGGMYKAMGALTKDGRVRLPLSKFDNEEIRYNRRFLPFATLTSPPPVSYAEFKNVREHMMRHSVEDLYTYAAKHFDQARNVLESIQNPDQEMLDLLQIARTNFVVMNVLARGHQKEVKRQPEFDFSKHSYFPIIKLK comes from the exons ATGTACCCCTCGACCTTGCCGGCGGAGGCAGATCCGATGACCATGAACGGAAG CGTTGCGGAGCCTACGGACTTCCAGGCTGCCACAGCGGCCGCGGCGGCAGCTGCCCGGGCCAGTAGCTTGGAGCAGGACGAGTGGAGCGTGGGCGAGTGCGGATTTCTGGATCCGGAGGTGCAGCGCACCATGCGGAGCGGCAGTGCAGCGGAAGACATCACCCAGTACCCGATGCACGGCTGGGTGGACGTGACCAAGGAGTTCCACGACGCCTGTGCGGAGCTGCAGCCCGGGGAACTGGCCCAGGATATGCTGTTCGGTCTTTTTGAAGCCATGTCAGCCATAGAGATCATGGACCCCAAGATGGACGTGGGCATGGGCTTCGACAAGCAGGATCTTCCGCCGCCCTCCTTCGAGGCAGCCATTGCC ACGGGCGCCATCAAACTGGACGATCTCACGCCCTCCGAACTGATTGGCATCTATGATGCTCTGTTTTCCTGCCTGGTGTCCTGGCTGGAGGGCAACTCCATGGACCAGGTTCTATTCACCTGCCTCTACCTGCACGCTCCCGCACAGATCAAGGATAAGGCGCTGCGCGTCTTCTGCACTGCCGTGCGCAATCTCATTGTGGTCATCAAGAAAATTATTTCCGTGGCTGCTGTCAACGAGGAGGAGGACTTCCAGCTGTACGGAAATTCTGCTCTTCTGGCTGCTGAGAAGGCACAACCAGCAACTGTTTATAGCTCGCTAAAGGATGTGGAGGATGAGCTAATTCGCAAGTGCAAAAAGCTGACTTCCACAGAGGACTGGATGGCCGTGGTTCACCGTCTGCGCTTTATGCGCCATCTTTTCCAGGTGATCTACCACGTGGAGCAAATGGCCAGCAACGATACCGTCGATGACAAGATAGACATATACAAAATCCTGTTTGTGGCCTCCGAGATGCTTCCAGGAATAAGGAACACCTTGGATCGGGGTACACAACCAGAGAAGGGGT CTGACGCCCCCAATCCCATGGGTTTCTCTCCACGCATCCACGACCGCAGCCAACCGCCCGCGTTTCCGCGAAGCATTAAGATCAGAGATCGTCCATCCAGCTATCAGTTTCTGGAGGAAATGATTTCGCGCTTCAAATACGCCTGCAAAGTCACCAAGTACAAGGATTACTATTCGGCGCTG AACTTCTTCATCGAGTACAGCAAAAAGTCGGGCCAGTGCATCCTGTCCAGAAGCGTGCTGCAGAGTCTGTTCGGCGCCAACATGCGTATGGCGCACGGAAAGCTTCCCATGAAGCAGTTCCTGCGCCACTCGGTTCAGGTCTTCAACTCGCCACCCGTATTGAATGCCAAGCATCCGGTGGCTGCCGATCCCAAGGTGCAGCAGCACCTGGATAACTTCTTCCGCTATTGCATCAACATGAACACTTTCACGCAGTTCATTCGCATCTGTGGCTTCAATCGCGCCAGACAGCGGGATAAGCTGGCGCGTCTGATAGAGAACTTCGACACCATCCAAGTGGATGCAGCGCGACTGGACTCAATGATGAACCAACTGGCCAACGAACGAGCCATGGAGGGCAACGAGCCCATGGCCACCGCTCTGAAGCACAGCACCCACTTCTCCACATGGGTGCTGTACAACTGTTTCCGTGCGATGCTGATCTTCCTGATGTCCGGCTTTGAGCTGGAACTATATGCTGTGCATGAGTTCCTCTACATCTACTGGTATCCGTACGAGTTCCTCATTGGCTTCCTGGTTTCCGCGCTTACGCGCACTGAGAACATCCTCCTGGCCCAGGAGGAGTACGCCGAGCACCAAAGTAAGACCCAGTCGGGCGGCGGCGGAGCAGCTAAGAACCGCAAGGCGGCCAAGccgaaaaagaacaaaaagacTCAAAGGCCTTACCGCGCCGAGATCGTCTTCTACCACGCGCTACTCAGCCTCTGCGGCGGAATGTATAAGGCAATGGGTGCCCTGACCAAAGACGGACGCGTGCGCCTGCCGCTGTCCAAGTTCGACAACGAGGAGATCCGCTACAACCGACGCTTCCTGCCCTTCGCCACACTCACCAGTCCTCCGCCCGTCTCGTACGCAGAGTTCAAAAACGTCCGGGAGCACATGATGCGACATAGCGTCGAGGATCTGTACACCTATGCGGCCAAGCACTTTGACCAGGCCCGCAATGTACTCGAAAGCATTCAAAACCCAGATCAGGAG ATGCTGGACCTCCTGCAAATCGCGCGGACCAACTTTGTGGTGATGAATGTGCTGGCCCGCGGTCACCAGAAGGAAGTCAAGCGGCAGCCAGAGTTCGACTTCTCCAAACACAGCTACTTCCCCATCATCAAGCTGAAGTAA
- the LOC6613032 gene encoding dnaJ-like protein 60, whose amino-acid sequence MLRLCLPTRAGYVRNFSNDKPRKPETHYEVLNIRNDCSTREVRNAFVQLSKLYHPDVKSNAACPERTARFVQISEAYKTLIKPQRRRDYDDSLLWQPPRSDRSPVGETVNPGQAWDVRPNYDPNPGPYYGIRGLKRVSNWQVAMVLMALGFVGALFGFTSVRSSFKLSRQIQDEISAEANSHHAAVVADAQKYGNEEQVRRMVDRMSRSPFNQSSAK is encoded by the exons ATGCTGAGGTTGTGCCTCCCCACTCGAGCTGGATATGTGCGTAA TTTCTCCAACGACAAACCAAGAAAACCCGAAACGCACTATGAAGTTCTGAATATTCGCAATGATTGCAGCACCCGCGAAGTCCGTAATGCCTTTGTCCAGCTCTCCAAATTA TACCACCCAGATGTTAAGAGCAATGCCGCCTGTCCGGAGCGCACAGCCCGATTTGTTCAGATCTCCGAGGCGTACAAGACCCTGATAAAGCCGCAGCGGAGGCGAGACTACGATGACAGCCTGCTGTGGCAGCCACCGCGCTCGGACCGAAGCCCCGTGGGCGAGACGGTCAATCCCGGCCAGGCGTGGGATGTGAGGCCCAACTACGATCCCAATCCAGGACCGTACTATGGCATCCGGGGTCTGAAGAGGGTCTCCAACTGGCAGGTGGCCATGGTTCTGATGGCCCTAGGCTTCGTCGGGGCACTCTTTGGCTTCACCTCCGTCAG GTCGTCCTTTAAACTGAGCCGCCAGATCCAGGACGAAATCTCAGCAGAGGCTAATTCCCACCATGCCGCCGTTGTGGCCGACGCCCAGAAGTACGGCAACGAGGAGCAAGTGCGTCGCATGGTGGACCGTATGTCGCGGAGTCCTTTCAACCAGTCATCGGCTAAGTAA
- the LOC6613028 gene encoding programmed cell death protein 2, with the protein MEIDLGFAEKSDNGAWLSNRYFPSKLGGQPAWLELEALPPTSQVQCSKCRAPKSFLAQLYAPFEDEFNFHRSIYVFLCRNADCQEPQNASNFTVLRSQLPRKNKFYSEEEPSDVGQPLPAVPCQKKLCAACGCHAPHACSKCKAIHYCSSEHQRAHWPQHKPNCGAPEVATAKPLTQIVFPEFEIVMDSNPEESAGEDKDDAARLAEFQKLESSGKTGDLSNVSEAEMDKYFGNSAAADDKTFRQFKKQTAAEPDQIVRYKRGGKPLWITNTVKTVEDQLKKLPNCTACGGERQFEFQIMPQALTLLEDENLDWGVLAVYTCAKSCPIDGYVEELLIKQDIVAEDES; encoded by the exons ATGGAGATTGACTTGGGATTTGCGGAAAAGAGCGACAATGGCGCCTGGCTGAGCAACCGCTACTTCCCCAGCAAACTGGGTGGCCAGCCCGCCTGGCTGGAACTGGAGGCCTTGCCGCCCACGTCGCAGGTGCAGTGCAGCAAGTGCCGGGCGCCCAAATCCTTCCTGGCTCAGCTATACGCTCCCTTCGAGGACGAGTTCAACTTTCATCGGTCCATCTATGTGTTCCTGTGCCGGAATGCCGACTGCCAGGAGCCCCAAAATGCCAG CAATTTCACAGTCCTGAGGTCACAGTTGCCGCGAAAGAATAAGTTTTATTCGGAGGAGGAGCCAAGCGACGTGGGTCAACCCCTG CCCGCCGTTCCCTGCCAAAAAAAACTGTGCGCCGCCTGCGGTTGCCATGCTCCCCACGCCTGCAGCAAATGCAAGGCTATCCACTACTGCTCATCAGAGCACCAAAGGGCCCACTGGCCACAACACAAGCCAAACTGCGGAGCCCCAGAAGTAGCCACTGCGAAGCCCTTAACGCAAATCGTGTTCCCAGAATTTGAGATTGTGATGGACAGCAACCCCGAGGAATCTGCCGGGGAGGACAAGGACGATGCGGCTCGTTTGGCGGAGTTCCAAAAGTTGGAGTCCAGCGGGAAGACGGGCGACTTGAGCAATGTTTCCGAGGCGGAGATGGACAAGTACTTCGGAAACTCGGCGGCCGCCGATGACAAGACCTTTCGTCAGTTCAAAAAGCAAACAGCAGCCGAACCCGATCAGATTGTGCGCTACAAGCGTGGAGGTAAGCCCCTCTGGATCACCAATACCGTCAAAACGGTGGAGGACCAACTTAAGAAGCTGCCCAATTGCACCGCTTGCGGAGGAGAGCGTCAGTTCGAATTTCAGATCATGCCGCAAGCGCTGACTCTTCTGGAGGACGAAAACCTCGACTGGGGCGTCCTGGCCGTGTACACTTGCGCCAAGAGCTGCCCCATCGACGGCTACGTGGAGGAGCTTCTAATCAAGCAGGACATTGTGGCGGAAGATGAGAGTTGA
- the LOC6613031 gene encoding uncharacterized protein LOC6613031, producing MKSTIQVGTLCIVVLVLCCLDLSSSQNSTSSTSPTYSSSGTPKKVNLSNLTYSIVRRIRVGTTTASSTSRNSRTRSNRKLNAKKTQAKRSQAKRSGKNRKSNSRRARG from the coding sequence ATGAAGTCAACGATTCAAGTCGGCACCCTGTGCATCGTGGTGCTCGTGCTCTGCTGCCTGGACTTGTCCAGTTCGCAGAACTCCACCTCTTCCACCAGTCCCACCTACAGCTCGTCCGGCACGCCCAAGAAAGTGAACCTGTCCAACCTGACGTACTCGATTGTGAGGAGGATCCGTGTgggcaccaccaccgccagcAGCACCAGCCGGAACTCCAGGACCAGGAGCAACCGGAAGCTGAACGCCAAGAAGACCCAGGCCAAACGGAGCCAGGCCAAGCGCTCCGGCAAGAACAGGAAGTCGAACTCCCGCCGCGCCAGGGGCTAA
- the LOC6613030 gene encoding dopamine N-acetyltransferase isoform X1: MEVQNLPDQSLISSMMLDSRCGLNELYPIARLTQKMEDALTVSGKPAACPVDQDCPYTIELIQPEDGEAVIAMLKTFFFKDEPLNTFLDLGECKELEKYSVKPLPDKCSYKAVNKKGEIIGLFLNGLMRRPSPDDVPEKAADSCEHPKFKKILSLMDHVEEQFNIFDVYPDEELILDGKILSVDTNYRGLGIAGRLTERAYEYMRENGINVYHVLCSSHYSARVMEKLGFHEVFSMQFADYKPEGEVVFKPAAPHVGMRVMAKEVGPAKAVKTKL; this comes from the exons ATGGAAGTGCAGAACCTGCCGGACCAGTCGCTGATATCCAGCATGATGCTGGACTCCCGATGCGGG CTGAACGAATTGTATCCGATCGCCCGGCTGACACAGAAAATGGAGGACGCATTGACCGTCTCTGGGAAGCCAGCCGCATGCCCCGTCGACCAGGACTGCCCCTACACCATCGAACTGATCCAGCCGGAGGACGGGGAGGCGGTGATAGCCATGCTCAAGACCTTTTTCTTCAAG GACGAACCGCTGAACACCTTCCTCGACCTCGGCGAGTGCAAGGAGCTGGAGAAGTACTCCGTGAAGCCGCTTCCCGACAAGTGCTCCTACAAGGCGGTCAACAAGAAGGGCGAGATTATCGGTCTGTTCCTAAATGGCCTGATGAGGCGTCCG TCCCCCGATGATGTGCCCGAGAAGGCGGCCGACTCCTGCGAACATCCCAAATTCAAGAAGATCCTCTCGCTGATGGACCACGTGGAGGAGCAGTTCAACATCTTCGACGTGTATCCCGACGAGGAGCTCATCCTGGACGGCAAGATCCTGTCGGTGGACACCAACTACCGGGGACTGGGCATCGCAGGCCGCCTGACGGAGAGGGCGTACGAGTACATGCGGGAGAACGGCATCAATGTGTACCATGTGCTCTGCTCCAGCCACTACTCCGCCAGGGTGATGGAGAAGCTGGGATTCCACGAGGTGTTCAGCATGCAGTTCGCCGACTACAAGCCCGAGGGAGAGGTGGTCTTCAAGCCGGCGGCCCCGCACGTGGGCATGCGGGTGATGGCCAAGGAAGTGGGTCCCGCGAAGGCGGTGAAGACCAAGCTGTAA
- the LOC6613030 gene encoding dopamine N-acetyltransferase isoform X2 — MEDALTVSGKPAACPVDQDCPYTIELIQPEDGEAVIAMLKTFFFKDEPLNTFLDLGECKELEKYSVKPLPDKCSYKAVNKKGEIIGLFLNGLMRRPSPDDVPEKAADSCEHPKFKKILSLMDHVEEQFNIFDVYPDEELILDGKILSVDTNYRGLGIAGRLTERAYEYMRENGINVYHVLCSSHYSARVMEKLGFHEVFSMQFADYKPEGEVVFKPAAPHVGMRVMAKEVGPAKAVKTKL; from the exons ATGGAGGACGCATTGACCGTCTCTGGGAAGCCAGCCGCATGCCCCGTCGACCAGGACTGCCCCTACACCATCGAACTGATCCAGCCGGAGGACGGGGAGGCGGTGATAGCCATGCTCAAGACCTTTTTCTTCAAG GACGAACCGCTGAACACCTTCCTCGACCTCGGCGAGTGCAAGGAGCTGGAGAAGTACTCCGTGAAGCCGCTTCCCGACAAGTGCTCCTACAAGGCGGTCAACAAGAAGGGCGAGATTATCGGTCTGTTCCTAAATGGCCTGATGAGGCGTCCG TCCCCCGATGATGTGCCCGAGAAGGCGGCCGACTCCTGCGAACATCCCAAATTCAAGAAGATCCTCTCGCTGATGGACCACGTGGAGGAGCAGTTCAACATCTTCGACGTGTATCCCGACGAGGAGCTCATCCTGGACGGCAAGATCCTGTCGGTGGACACCAACTACCGGGGACTGGGCATCGCAGGCCGCCTGACGGAGAGGGCGTACGAGTACATGCGGGAGAACGGCATCAATGTGTACCATGTGCTCTGCTCCAGCCACTACTCCGCCAGGGTGATGGAGAAGCTGGGATTCCACGAGGTGTTCAGCATGCAGTTCGCCGACTACAAGCCCGAGGGAGAGGTGGTCTTCAAGCCGGCGGCCCCGCACGTGGGCATGCGGGTGATGGCCAAGGAAGTGGGTCCCGCGAAGGCGGTGAAGACCAAGCTGTAA
- the LOC6613033 gene encoding RNA polymerase II-associated protein 3 — MSAQEKAFELQRQVRQNAREYENSVKDLYSWEQDIKIKEKELQKSPLSAANKDLPVRSHVQTDKSRKESPSSSAASSPTEKQDLPVDPVAQQYKKANDIKDRGNTYVKQGEYEKAIVAYSTAIAVYPHDPIYHINRALCYLKQERFDQCVEDCEAAIALDKLCVKAYYRRMQANESLGNNMEALKDCTTVLAIEPKNIEAKRSLARINDRLRKISTKSGPNFTPDRPGMIEILPIEKPAYKRSKKAMRSVPVVDVVSPRGAIDDSNQLRISDEDIDKIFNSNCGIIEEVKKTNPKPTPTPDTSSPPKAVTIAESSKEAKPAKKTAGKEAPAVEETHKDTKIAPESDKETKPSSPKKTAVEVPKVQTPVSPPKTTIDRSPEVNTVQTEKIEQTSSNNAMSPSPIERFLPPAPTSTAQFHVTWKELSGPQKYQYLKSIEVPNLCKILGAGFDSDTFADLLRTIHDYFVPNKEPNTAAILLEVSKNDEFTILAMLMSAEEKKMVSSIFNAIKNWPSKNPAVLDNLYKEYGVA, encoded by the exons ATGAGTGCGCAGGAAAAAGCCTTCGAACTGCAGCGCCAGGTGCGCCAGAACGCGCGGGAGTACGAGAACTCCGTGAAGGACTTGTACTCCTGGGAGCAAGACATCAAAATCAAGGAGAAAGAGCTCCAGAAGTCGCCGCTTTCTGCCGCCAATAAG GATCTGCCGGTGCGCAGTCATGTCCAGACCGACAAGTCGCGGAAGGAGAGCCCCTCCTCCTCGGCGGCCAGCTCACCCACGGAGAAACAGGACTTGCCAGTGGACCCTGTGGCCCAGCAGTACAAGAAGGCCAACGACATCAAGGACCGTGGAAACACCTATGTCAAGCAGGGCGAGTACGAGAAGGCCATTGTGGCCTACTCCACTGCCATTGCCGTCTATCCCCACGATCCCATTTACCACATTAACCGGGCACTGTGCTACCTAAAACAGGAGCG CTTTGATCAATGCGTGGAGGACTGCGAGGCCGCCATTGCGCTGGACAAGCTCTGCGTGAAGGCTTACTACCGGCGAATGCAGGCCAACGAGTCCCTGGGCAACAACATGGAAGCCCTGAAGGATTGCACCACAGTGCTGGCCATCGAGCCGAAGAACATCGAGGCCAAGAGGAGCCTGGCCAGAATCAACGACCGTCTGCGCAAGAttt CCACAAAAAGTGGGCCAAACTTTACGCCCGATCGTCCTGGCATGATTGAGATCTTGCCAATCGAGAAGCCTGCTTATAAACGCTCCAAGAAGGCAATGCGCAGTGTGCCCGTTGTAGACGTGGTATCTCCTCGTGGTGCCATCGATGATAGCAACCAACTACGCATTTCGGATGAGGACATAGATAAGATATTTAATAGTAACTGCGGCATAATCGAGGAGGTTAAAAAAACAAATCCGAAGCCGACGCCGACACCAGACACATCAAGTCCACCCAAAGCTGTGACCATTGCTGAAAGCTCCAAAGAAGCCAAGCCTGCCAAAAAGACTGCGGGCAAGGAAGCACCAGCTGTGGAAGAAACACACAAGGATACCAAGATTGCGCCTGAATCCGATAAAGAGACCAAGCCAAGTTCACCCAAAAAGACGGCTGTCGAGGTCCCCAAGGTTCAGACTCCAGTTTCTCCGCCAAAGACCACAATAGATCGCAGCCCAGAAGTCAATACCGTGCAAACTGAAAAAATCGAACAAACTTCGAGCAACAACGCAATGTCACCCAGTCCAATAGAG CGCTTCTTACCGCCCGCACCCACGAGCACAGCACAGTTCCATGTGACCTGGAAGGAGCTGAGTGGTCCGCAGAAGTACCAATACCTAAAGTCCATTGAAGTGCCGAATCTGTGTAAGATCCTCGGGGCAGGCTTCGATTCGGACACGTTTGCGGACCTGCTGCGCACCATCCACGACTACTTTGTACCAAATAAGGAGCCAAACACGGCAGCTATCCTGCTGGAGGTCAGCAAAAATGACGAGTTCACCATTTTGGCCATGCTCATGTCCGCAGAGGAGAAGAAAA TGGTTTCGTCTATCTTCAACGCCATCAAGAACTGGCCCAGCAAGAATCCGGCTGTGCTGGACAACCTATACAAGGAATACGGAGTAGCCTAA
- the LOC6613029 gene encoding N-alpha-acetyltransferase 35, NatC auxiliary subunit homolog isoform X1: MYPSTLPAEADPMTMNGSSVAEPTDFQAATAAAAAAARASSLEQDEWSVGECGFLDPEVQRTMRSGSAAEDITQYPMHGWVDVTKEFHDACAELQPGELAQDMLFGLFEAMSAIEIMDPKMDVGMGFDKQDLPPPSFEAAIATGAIKLDDLTPSELIGIYDALFSCLVSWLEGNSMDQVLFTCLYLHAPAQIKDKALRVFCTAVRNLIVVIKKIISVAAVNEEEDFQLYGNSALLAAEKAQPATVYSSLKDVEDELIRKCKKLTSTEDWMAVVHRLRFMRHLFQVIYHVEQMASNDTVDDKIDIYKILFVASEMLPGIRNTLDRGTQPEKGSDAPNPMGFSPRIHDRSQPPAFPRSIKIRDRPSSYQFLEEMISRFKYACKVTKYKDYYSALNFFIEYSKKSGQCILSRSVLQSLFGANMRMAHGKLPMKQFLRHSVQVFNSPPVLNAKHPVAADPKVQQHLDNFFRYCINMNTFTQFIRICGFNRARQRDKLARLIENFDTIQVDAARLDSMMNQLANERAMEGNEPMATALKHSTHFSTWVLYNCFRAMLIFLMSGFELELYAVHEFLYIYWYPYEFLIGFLVSALTRTENILLAQEEYAEHQSKTQSGGGGAAKNRKAAKPKKNKKTQRPYRAEIVFYHALLSLCGGMYKAMGALTKDGRVRLPLSKFDNEEIRYNRRFLPFATLTSPPPVSYAEFKNVREHMMRHSVEDLYTYAAKHFDQARNVLESIQNPDQEMLDLLQIARTNFVVMNVLARGHQKEVKRQPEFDFSKHSYFPIIKLK, translated from the exons ATGTACCCCTCGACCTTGCCGGCGGAGGCAGATCCGATGACCATGAACGGAAG CAGCGTTGCGGAGCCTACGGACTTCCAGGCTGCCACAGCGGCCGCGGCGGCAGCTGCCCGGGCCAGTAGCTTGGAGCAGGACGAGTGGAGCGTGGGCGAGTGCGGATTTCTGGATCCGGAGGTGCAGCGCACCATGCGGAGCGGCAGTGCAGCGGAAGACATCACCCAGTACCCGATGCACGGCTGGGTGGACGTGACCAAGGAGTTCCACGACGCCTGTGCGGAGCTGCAGCCCGGGGAACTGGCCCAGGATATGCTGTTCGGTCTTTTTGAAGCCATGTCAGCCATAGAGATCATGGACCCCAAGATGGACGTGGGCATGGGCTTCGACAAGCAGGATCTTCCGCCGCCCTCCTTCGAGGCAGCCATTGCC ACGGGCGCCATCAAACTGGACGATCTCACGCCCTCCGAACTGATTGGCATCTATGATGCTCTGTTTTCCTGCCTGGTGTCCTGGCTGGAGGGCAACTCCATGGACCAGGTTCTATTCACCTGCCTCTACCTGCACGCTCCCGCACAGATCAAGGATAAGGCGCTGCGCGTCTTCTGCACTGCCGTGCGCAATCTCATTGTGGTCATCAAGAAAATTATTTCCGTGGCTGCTGTCAACGAGGAGGAGGACTTCCAGCTGTACGGAAATTCTGCTCTTCTGGCTGCTGAGAAGGCACAACCAGCAACTGTTTATAGCTCGCTAAAGGATGTGGAGGATGAGCTAATTCGCAAGTGCAAAAAGCTGACTTCCACAGAGGACTGGATGGCCGTGGTTCACCGTCTGCGCTTTATGCGCCATCTTTTCCAGGTGATCTACCACGTGGAGCAAATGGCCAGCAACGATACCGTCGATGACAAGATAGACATATACAAAATCCTGTTTGTGGCCTCCGAGATGCTTCCAGGAATAAGGAACACCTTGGATCGGGGTACACAACCAGAGAAGGGGT CTGACGCCCCCAATCCCATGGGTTTCTCTCCACGCATCCACGACCGCAGCCAACCGCCCGCGTTTCCGCGAAGCATTAAGATCAGAGATCGTCCATCCAGCTATCAGTTTCTGGAGGAAATGATTTCGCGCTTCAAATACGCCTGCAAAGTCACCAAGTACAAGGATTACTATTCGGCGCTG AACTTCTTCATCGAGTACAGCAAAAAGTCGGGCCAGTGCATCCTGTCCAGAAGCGTGCTGCAGAGTCTGTTCGGCGCCAACATGCGTATGGCGCACGGAAAGCTTCCCATGAAGCAGTTCCTGCGCCACTCGGTTCAGGTCTTCAACTCGCCACCCGTATTGAATGCCAAGCATCCGGTGGCTGCCGATCCCAAGGTGCAGCAGCACCTGGATAACTTCTTCCGCTATTGCATCAACATGAACACTTTCACGCAGTTCATTCGCATCTGTGGCTTCAATCGCGCCAGACAGCGGGATAAGCTGGCGCGTCTGATAGAGAACTTCGACACCATCCAAGTGGATGCAGCGCGACTGGACTCAATGATGAACCAACTGGCCAACGAACGAGCCATGGAGGGCAACGAGCCCATGGCCACCGCTCTGAAGCACAGCACCCACTTCTCCACATGGGTGCTGTACAACTGTTTCCGTGCGATGCTGATCTTCCTGATGTCCGGCTTTGAGCTGGAACTATATGCTGTGCATGAGTTCCTCTACATCTACTGGTATCCGTACGAGTTCCTCATTGGCTTCCTGGTTTCCGCGCTTACGCGCACTGAGAACATCCTCCTGGCCCAGGAGGAGTACGCCGAGCACCAAAGTAAGACCCAGTCGGGCGGCGGCGGAGCAGCTAAGAACCGCAAGGCGGCCAAGccgaaaaagaacaaaaagacTCAAAGGCCTTACCGCGCCGAGATCGTCTTCTACCACGCGCTACTCAGCCTCTGCGGCGGAATGTATAAGGCAATGGGTGCCCTGACCAAAGACGGACGCGTGCGCCTGCCGCTGTCCAAGTTCGACAACGAGGAGATCCGCTACAACCGACGCTTCCTGCCCTTCGCCACACTCACCAGTCCTCCGCCCGTCTCGTACGCAGAGTTCAAAAACGTCCGGGAGCACATGATGCGACATAGCGTCGAGGATCTGTACACCTATGCGGCCAAGCACTTTGACCAGGCCCGCAATGTACTCGAAAGCATTCAAAACCCAGATCAGGAG ATGCTGGACCTCCTGCAAATCGCGCGGACCAACTTTGTGGTGATGAATGTGCTGGCCCGCGGTCACCAGAAGGAAGTCAAGCGGCAGCCAGAGTTCGACTTCTCCAAACACAGCTACTTCCCCATCATCAAGCTGAAGTAA